A window of Bactrocera dorsalis isolate Fly_Bdor chromosome 4, ASM2337382v1, whole genome shotgun sequence genomic DNA:
attcctaatttttttcttttattcagttTTCAGAGAAATAACTTAACACCACAGCcctcacaaatttttttatgcgAACATGAGCTATAATCAGAAACCACCTGGTGCCGGCGGCAGCGGCATGGGAGGAGGGATACCGCCAAATGGACCGAATAATCAGCAGGTGGCAAAAACATTAGCCGGCATACAACAGCAAATGCAGAATTTGGTTCATGGCCAAAATACGTTGCCGCAATCATCGCAGGCTGAGCTAAATGTATTTCTGCAACaacaacgttttcaaaatatgttgaaGCAGCAGCaattattacattttcaaatgcaacatcagcagcaacagcagcaccaacaacaacagcaacatcagcaAAAGGATCGTGGCGGCGGTAGCGTAGGAATTGGTGGTGGCGGAGGAGGCGGCGGTGAGCCATTAGCACTCACCAGAACTCCAGCCGCCGCTGAACTCCTAAATAAAACGTTTCAacagcatcagcaacaacagccGAATGGTAGTGCTGGCGCACCTAATGCTGCACTGAATCAGTTTCAGCAGCAATTGCAGGCGCTGCCAACAAATATCATTCAACAATTACAAACACTGCAATATCAAatgcaacaacatcaacagcagcaacaacatcagcaccaacatcaacaacaccaacagcatcaacagcagcagcagcatccgGCACAGGCAGCGCAAGCTCAACACCATCCAACCCATCAACAACCGCCGCCACCAtcgccacaacaacagcagcaacctCAACCTTTGTTGACAGcacatcaacagcaacaactacatgGACAAttccaacagcaacaacaaaaggcaCTCCAACAATTCCAACAGAGCTTACGTTATTTCCCTACAGCTGCACCCACACAACCATCAGCAGCACCGCAACCCACACCCAGTGGCAATAAAGGTGGTAGCGGCGCTGCATCAGCACAGCCACCACCTCAAGCTCCACCACCAACCACAGCAATTGGTAATCAATTAAAAGCTCCAAATTTGCCGCCTAGCACACAAATCACACCGGTGCCAGGTAATGTGGGTATGATACCCGGCAGTGTGGCGCAACAAGCGGCCAAAAACACTTCGAGTAGTGTTCCAGTAACCACGCCAACCACCGCTGCGATCTCTAGCTCTGCCAGCggtggtggtgttaacgctacCCCAACTGTCGGCACAAAACAGGCTCCAACGCCCTCCATTTCATTGCTACCGGCCAAAGCAGGGACGTCAACCGCAGCACCAACAGCAGCacatcaacaaaataaatttggcGCTGGTAAAACATCACCAGTTGTCAGTGCTATACCACCACCATTCCCTACACACTTTCAGAAACCGTCAGCTGTATCGTCTAGTGGTAATGCTACAGCCACTACCAACATAGCATCAACGGCTAAATCTGGTGGTTCAGTGCCTACCGGTTCGGCAGCTATGCAATCTAGTGCCTCAACAACGGCGGGTTCGAATAAGGCACCACAGCAGCAGTCCGTCAATCCTGTACCGCTTACGAAACAAGCCACGTCAGCGCCATCGCCATTGTCGGCTTCCCAATTGCCAGCAACAACTGGCGCACTTACAACTTCTCCGGCATTAACTACCACTACAGCACCAACCACTGCAAGCAGTGTCATCTCAAGTGGTACAGATCAAACTACAGCAACACAGAAGGCTATCAATTCAATACCGAACTCGCCTGTGACCACTGGTGCCAATATTACTCAATCTACAAATGCCGATAAGAATGTTAAGGGCGCTACAACTGAAACGACCGAAGCAGTTAAAGGCGCAGAAAAGTCGAACGAAACGTCAGCAAAAGCAAAGGAGGAGCAATCCCCGGCTTCAGTTCCATCAAAACCAGCTGTAGCAGAGACGAAAACAGAAAAGATTGCTGATTATACAGCTGCCAAAGACACAAATGCTGTTATGTTGGCGGATGCCAAAGCTATGAAACCGACTGACACGGAAGGTGCAGCCGAAAAGTCAAACCCTACTGTGGATAATAAAGCGACAGTAGATAGTGTAAGTGGCATTACGGTTGGCAGTGAGAAGGTCAGCGATATGAAGATAGAGCAAAGCAAGCCACTTGTTGTAAAGGACCAAGACAGTAACACCAAGACCGAGTCTAAGACTGATCAGGGCAATAAAGGAGAAGAGAATAAGGTAATTATAAAGACAAAATTAAgttgtatttgaattttttacgaaatctgtgttttaatgcaaatattgtattttagaACTCGAAAAATTTGGAGTCATCTACAGAAACAACtggcaaagaagaaaaaaccCTACCTGCAACTAAGGAACACGAAGATTCAAAAACCGTGGAGAAAACCACGGCTGCTTTAGCAACTAaagaaagtaatgaaaataccGAACCTAAAGTGGCGACAGCACCTAAAGATACTGAAAAAACGGATAACACCAAGGCAAAACCTGAAGAGTTTGTGACTAATTCAGACAGTGTAGCCAATAAACAGATAAGCACAGAGAAGAAAGAAACTTCAAACGCAATAAATGACGTTAAAGCAACAGTGGCGGCCACAACAATCGCGGACTCAAAATCAAAAACCAATTCAGTCACAAACGAGGTAGATAAGCGTCAATCAGGCAATGCACATATAATCGCTGAGAAGCCTAGagaagagaaaattaaaaatataaagtcaGAAAAGGCATCCGCAACAGCTGCTCAAGCAACATCGTCGGCCGCTGATCAGTCAACGCAGAGCAGCAACGCTAGCAGCAACAATAATCATGCCACTGCAAagagcacaaaaacaaaagcagccgAAGCTGCACCAGATTCTACAAATAGTGCTATCACCGACGCAACTAGCACACCACTTAAGCGTTCAAGTCGTCAACCGAAAACGGCAACCAAATCATCGGAGAAGGCAACGGTTGAGAAAACCGAAAAAGTATCGAGCAGCAGTCGGTCGCGAAAATCGAAGAATGGTgttagcagcagcaacagtaaCTCCACCGTCGATGCGCCCGCCACACCAATGACACCCAAACCCGAACAAGGGCCCAGCACCAGCGCCAATGATCGCAAGAGCTCTCGTCACCGTCTCAAAACTATACCATTTCAAAGTCCACTGCCTGAATTGGCATACATCACAAAATTATCAGCCAGCGAAGCTTCCAATTCACCAAAGCCCATGTCCATGGAAGACAAATTGAttgttttctataaaaatgaatatatgGCGGTGCGCAATGCAGAAGGTACTTTTTACTTATGTCAAACGATGCAGAATGTTTATCGTACATCGCCACGCATTAGTATTCGTTGGCTATCGGAAGATCCTAATAATAGTGGCATTTATATACCTGATTTCTATGATCACACCGACATTGAGTGTGTGCTCACAACTGTCGAACTGAAACGAGTCGACAAGGGTCATCTCAGTTTACCGAAAAAGGAGCAGACACGCATAGAGAGTATACTCAAAAAGGCTATCGATGTAGAGAAAGGACTGGTGCCAAGACCTGAACTCACAGAGGAGAATCCCGATGGGcgtaagtacaaataaatatagaCTATGTATACACAGACAGTACTCCTGACTTTAAACTAACACAATATACTTCATATTCTTACAGTTGATCTATCATTGTACAAAGATGAATCTCAAATTGAAAAGAAATCTGCGACGGGCACAACTCCCACTGCTATACGTAAATCTCGTCGCAGTGGTAATAATGAAATGGGCACACCAACAACTGCCAAATACAATACAAGCGCCTCTTCGTCAGCCACGTCTGCTGCGAAGCGCCGCAAACGGGGTCGTGCAAGTATCGCCAGCGGTGCTGCTGGTGATAACGGTGTG
This region includes:
- the LOC105224225 gene encoding streptococcal hemagglutinin isoform X1, whose amino-acid sequence is MSYNQKPPGAGGSGMGGGIPPNGPNNQQVAKTLAGIQQQMQNLVHGQNTLPQSSQAELNVFLQQQRFQNMLKQQQLLHFQMQHQQQQQHQQQQQHQQKDRGGGSVGIGGGGGGGGEPLALTRTPAAAELLNKTFQQHQQQQPNGSAGAPNAALNQFQQQLQALPTNIIQQLQTLQYQMQQHQQQQQHQHQHQQHQQHQQQQQHPAQAAQAQHHPTHQQPPPPSPQQQQQPQPLLTAHQQQQLHGQFQQQQQKALQQFQQSLRYFPTAAPTQPSAAPQPTPSGNKGGSGAASAQPPPQAPPPTTAIGNQLKAPNLPPSTQITPVPGNVGMIPGSVAQQAAKNTSSSVPVTTPTTAAISSSASGGGVNATPTVGTKQAPTPSISLLPAKAGTSTAAPTAAHQQNKFGAGKTSPVVSAIPPPFPTHFQKPSAVSSSGNATATTNIASTAKSGGSVPTGSAAMQSSASTTAGSNKAPQQQSVNPVPLTKQATSAPSPLSASQLPATTGALTTSPALTTTTAPTTASSVISSGTDQTTATQKAINSIPNSPVTTGANITQSTNADKNVKGATTETTEAVKGAEKSNETSAKAKEEQSPASVPSKPAVAETKTEKIADYTAAKDTNAVMLADAKAMKPTDTEGAAEKSNPTVDNKATVDSVSGITVGSEKVSDMKIEQSKPLVVKDQDSNTKTESKTDQGNKGEENKNSKNLESSTETTGKEEKTLPATKEHEDSKTVEKTTAALATKESNENTEPKVATAPKDTEKTDNTKAKPEEFVTNSDSVANKQISTEKKETSNAINDVKATVAATTIADSKSKTNSVTNEVDKRQSGNAHIIAEKPREEKIKNIKSEKASATAAQATSSAADQSTQSSNASSNNNHATAKSTKTKAAEAAPDSTNSAITDATSTPLKRSSRQPKTATKSSEKATVEKTEKVSSSSRSRKSKNGVSSSNSNSTVDAPATPMTPKPEQGPSTSANDRKSSRHRLKTIPFQSPLPELAYITKLSASEASNSPKPMSMEDKLIVFYKNEYMAVRNAEGTFYLCQTMQNVYRTSPRISIRWLSEDPNNSGIYIPDFYDHTDIECVLTTVELKRVDKGHLSLPKKEQTRIESILKKAIDVEKGLVPRPELTEENPDGLDLSLYKDESQIEKKSATGTTPTAIRKSRRSGNNEMGTPTTAKYNTSASSSATSAAKRRKRGRASIASGAAGDNGVKSSAKKRKLATKRKSKSKKSSTTDEENDSSDDSDAEYKPNQKNTGTASKASPRAQRSPLAKARAASPISSTTARTKNLPAKSIPTASSRGERANKRKAATDGAAATDIAPIPTKKAGGVTTAAAAATPTTPNASKSTNSKSKTDQDGITEANNSSASITKKVTSSSSVETTNVVSSTTNASNATTPEQTTAATSINSGGGGNGGSSNSNRPTRSRK
- the LOC105224225 gene encoding platelet binding protein GspB isoform X2; protein product: MSYNQKPPGAGGSGMGGGIPPNGPNNQQVAKTLAGIQQQMQNLVHGQNTLPQSSQAELNVFLQQQRFQNMLKQQQLLHFQMQHQQQQQHQQQQQHQQKDRGGGSVGIGGGGGGGGEPLALTRTPAAAELLNKTFQQHQQQQPNGSAGAPNAALNQFQQQLQALPTNIIQQLQTLQYQMQQHQQQQQHQHQHQQHQQHQQQQQHPAQAAQAQHHPTHQQPPPPSPQQQQQPQPLLTAHQQQQLHGQFQQQQQKALQQFQQSLRYFPTAAPTQPSAAPQPTPSGNKGGSGAASAQPPPQAPPPTTAIGNQLKAPNLPPSTQITPVPGNVGMIPGSVAQQAAKNTSSSVPVTTPTTAAISSSASGGGVNATPTVGTKQAPTPSISLLPAKAGTSTAAPTAAHQQNKFGAGKTSPVVSAIPPPFPTHFQKPSAVSSSGNATATTNIASTAKSGGSVPTGSAAMQSSASTTAGSNKAPQQQSVNPVPLTKQATSAPSPLSASQLPATTGALTTSPALTTTTAPTTASSVISSGTDQTTATQKAINSIPNSPVTTGANITQSTNADKNVKGATTETTEAVKGAEKSNETSAKAKEEQSPASVPSKPAVAETKTEKIADYTAAKDTNAVMLADAKAMKPTDTEGAAEKSNPTVDNKATVDSVSGITVGSEKVSDMKIEQSKPLVVKDQDSNTKTESKTDQGNKGEENKNSKNLESSTETTGKEEKTLPATKEHEDSKTVEKTTAALATKESNENTEPKVATAPKDTEKTDNTKAKPEEFVTNSDSVANKQISTEKKETSNAINDVKATVAATTIADSKSKTNSVTNEVDKRQSGNAHIIAEKPREEKIKNIKSEKASATAAQATSSAADQSTQSSNASSNNNHATAKSTKTKAAEAAPDSTNSAITDATSTPLKRSSRQPKTATKSSEKATVEKTEKVSSSSRSRKSKNGVSSSNSNSTVDAPATPMTPKPEQGPSTSANDRKSSRHRLKTIPFQSPLPELAYITKLSASEASNSPKPMSMEDKLIVFYKNEYMAVRNAEGTFYLCQTMQNVYRTSPRISIRWLSEDPNNSGIYIPDFYDHTDIECVLTTVELKRVDKGHLSLPKKEQTRIESILKKAIDVEKGLVPRPELTEENPDGLDLSLYKDESQIEKKSATGTTPTAIRKSRRSGNNEMGTPTTAKYNTSASSSATSAAKRRKRGRASIASGAAGDNGVKSSAKKRKLATKRKSKSKKSSTTDEENDSSDDSDAEYKPNQKNTGTASKASPRAQRSPLAKARAASPISSTTARTKNLPAKSIPTASSRGERANKRKAATDGAAATDIAPIPTKKAGGVTTAAAAATPTTPNASKSTNSKSKNQDGITEANNSSASITKKVTSSSSVETTNVVSSTTNASNATTPEQTTAATSINSGGGGNGGSSNSNRPTRSRK
- the LOC105224225 gene encoding platelet binding protein GspB isoform X3 encodes the protein MSYNQKPPGAGGSGMGGGIPPNGPNNQQVAKTLAGIQQQMQNLVHGQNTLPQSSQAELNVFLQQQRFQNMLKQQQLLHFQMQHQQQQQHQQQQQHQQKDRGGGSVGIGGGGGGGGEPLALTRTPAAAELLNKTFQQHQQQQPNGSAGAPNAALNQFQQQLQALPTNIIQQLQTLQYQMQQHQQQQQHQHQHQQHQQHQQQQQHPAQAAQAQHHPTHQQPPPPSPQQQQQPQPLLTAHQQQQLHGQFQQQQQKALQQFQQSLRYFPTAAPTQPSAAPQPTPSGNKGGSGAASAQPPPQAPPPTTAIGNQLKAPNLPPSTQITPVPGNVGMIPGSVAQQAAKNTSSSVPVTTPTTAAISSSASGGGVNATPTVGTKQAPTPSISLLPAKAGTSTAAPTAAHQQNKFGAGKTSPVVSAIPPPFPTHFQKPSAVSSSGNATATTNIASTAKSGGSVPTGSAAMQSSASTTAGSNKAPQQQSVNPVPLTKQATSAPSPLSASQLPATTGALTTSPALTTTTAPTTASSVISSGTDQTTATQKAINSIPNSPVTTGANITQSTNADKNVKGATTETTEAVKGAEKSNETSAKAKEEQSPASVPSKPAVAETKTEKIADYTAAKDTNAVMLADAKAMKPTDTEGAAEKSNPTVDNKATVDSVSGITVGSEKVSDMKIEQSKPLVVKDQDSNTKTESKTDQGNKGEENKNSKNLESSTETTGKEEKTLPATKEHEDSKTVEKTTAALATKESNENTEPKVATAPKDTEKTDNTKAKPEEFVTNSDSVANKQISTEKKETSNAINDVKATVAATTIADSKSKTNSVTNEVDKRQSGNAHIIAEKPREEKIKNIKSEKASATAAQATSSAADQSTQSSNASSNNNHATAKSTKTKAAEAAPDSTNSAITDATSTPLKRSSRQPKTATKSSEKATVEKTEKVSSSSRSRKSKNGVSSSNSNSTVDAPATPMTPKPEQGPSTSANDRKSSRHRLKTIPFQSPLPELAYITKLSASEASNSPKPMSMEDKLIVFYKNEYMAVRNAEGTFYLCQTMQNVYRTSPRISIRWLSEDPNNSGIYIPDFYDHTDIECVLTTVELKRVDKGHLSLPKKEQTRIESILKKAIDVEKGLVPRPELTEENPDGLDLSLYKDESQIEKKSATGTTPTAIRKSRRSGNNEMGTPTTAKYNTSASSSATSAAKRRKRGRASIASGAAGDNGVKSSAKKRKLATKRKSKSKKSSTTDEENDSSDDSDAEYKPNQKNTGTASKASPRAQRSPLAKARAASPISSTTARTKNLPAKSIPTASSRGERANKRKAATDGAAATDIAPIPTKKAGGVTTAAAAATPTTPNASKSTNSKNQDGITEANNSSASITKKVTSSSSVETTNVVSSTTNASNATTPEQTTAATSINSGGGGNGGSSNSNRPTRSRK